In the genome of Candidatus Methanoperedens sp., the window GCTTGATAGGCATGTATATGGCGTTCATCAGATGGGAAGTAGTACTTCCTGAACTGCCTTTCCCCTTTTTTGCTCTCGGATCTATGATTCTCACAGCGTCGCTTTACTTAATCGTATGCACAATAGCCTCGGCTTTAAGCGGCATCAAATACAAGGAAGCTATCACCAATTTCGGTTATATCTTTCTCCCCTTAGAAGTAGGCACGGCTATTATTGCGATGGGCGACGATTCTCTTGAGTTCTTCAATATACTTGTGCCTGCATCGATTATCCTGCTTGGCAGCACATTTATCTGGAGCATGATTTTGGGCGCCTCCATAACCAAGAATCATGCAGGTAAAAAGGCGGTATTTGCTTTTGTTCCTGTAGCGTTTGCTCTTACAGGGATACTTCTATTATGGCTTAGCTGGTTTGCATCCGGCAATGTGATTGATCTCACTTAATGAGCCTCAAGCTTTCTAAGCTCACCCCCCGCAAACTGCCCTGCAAAATCGGATATCATAAGTAGTGGTACAACAGTCCAGCCGAAACCTGAAAGTACTCTCAATAAAAAAATGAATGGTACAGGAATATGCACAGCCATCATCCATCTTTTGGAAAACCTAGCGGCACTATACCTCCAGTAGCCGAAAGGCAGGTTAATCAAAAAGACTAATAGCATTAATTCTATTATAGACATTACTATGCACCGATTGTTTCCATAATAGGTGATTCTTCTCTTTATATTAATCTCATTTGTGCTTTAAAAATCCAATGAAATAAATAACCAGACTTTAATTTTTTAAACCGCAAACTATTTACTTTACACTACTTGTAAAGTAAATAGTTTACATTGCCTGTAAAGTAATCGAAAGTTGAGCACAATATATCAGGAGGCATCTTTGGACATTATTGAACTTGATGACGTATGGAAGATATACAGAATGGGTGAAGTGGAAGTTCCGGCACTTAAAGGCCTGAGCTTAAAGATAAAACCTGGTGAATTCCTGGCTCTCATGGGGCCAAGCGGAAGCGGCAAATCAACAGCATTGAACATGATAGGCTGTCTTGATATACCGACAAAAGGCAGGGTGTTCCTTGAAGGACAGGATATTGCTGCCCTTACAGAATTGGAACTCTCCCGTATAAGAGGTAAGAAAATAGGTTTTGTCTTTCAATCCCACAATCTCTATCCAACGTTAACAGCTCTTGAAAATGTCCAGTTACCCATGAGAGTACATGAGTTCGCTGAAGAAGAGATCTGGGACAGGTCAGAGGAATTGCTGCAACTTGTTGGCCTTTCCGGCCGCGCAAATCATTATCCTTCCCAGCTGTCAGGAGGCCAGAGCCAGAGAGTAGCGATTGCAAGAGCTCTCTCTACAAATCCCTTATTAATTTTAGCTGATGAGCCAACCGGTAATCTCGATACGGAAGCAGGAAAAGAGGTACTGGATATTTTCACAGACCTGAATGCAAAAGGCGTCACGATCGCCATGATCACTCATGATGAAAAAATTGCGGGAAGGGCGAATAAAACTGTGAGAATGATAGACGGAAAACTTGCATCATAACGGAGTAATGAATCTATGAATCATATAAGAAAATGTGTTATCTTTTTGCTGATCCTGCTGCTATTTTTGCAGGGAACGGCCGCATCGACTGATTATCTTGTAACTGAACATGAACCGGTATATCCGGGAGATACGGTCTTTGTTTGGGTCCCGATCAATAACATTGGCTATGGCACATCGATGGTAGACACTGTTGTGAAACTGGTTCCGGCAAATAATGCTACGGAAAAAACCATACACGTTCTGGATACTGAAGTGTCACTCGGCAATATGGATGACTGGAATGACATGCGAACAGCCAGTTTTAAAGTCCATATAGATCAAAATACACTGGAAGGAGAATACGAGTTTACCGTATATGTCACCACAAAAGATAAAGAGAGCGACAGAATCACCACAGTAGCGTTAAAAGACAGGATACTCGTCATTAAAGGCACGCCGATTGTAACACTCTCAAACACTTCTATCTCTGCTATCGCACCGGGATCTACAAATGAAGTTATATTAAAATTCAAGAACGAAGGATCGGGCGTTGCAAGAAATCTCTACGTTGATATCAACACTGGCAGTGAACACCTTGCATCAGTATTTTCAATAACAGGGTCAGGTACACGATTTTTCCTTGGAAGTCTCAAGCCCGGTGAAGAGGCAAAGATCAAATTCGATATGATAGTTGATTCGCAGGCGCAGACCGGTGTCTATAATATACCCATCAAGATATCAGGGATCAATTACTCTGTAAGTGATTCCATCGGATTGGGTGTTGCAGGGATCACGGATTTTGAGTTAAGTTACCAGGAATCGGGAAGCAGTTTTCTCCTCAGTGTATCCAATATAGGGGTAAATCCGGCTAAAGCGGTTAGCGTGGAAATACCACCCCAGAACAGTTTCAGTGTTTCCGGGAGCAATACACAGGTGATAGGCAATTTGAACTCCGGAGACTATACTTCTGCAAATTTCCAGGTCTCTCAGGCCGGAAGATCTGATATGGCAATAAAAATACTGTATACGGATGCTGCCGGTGTGCGAAGATCGATAGATAAGAAGCTTCCTGTAAGACTTTCCGGCGGGATGGCTGGCGCCACATCTAAGGATTCTAATGACCAGCATGCGGCTATGCATGGTGGAGGAACGAATTATTCCGGACTGGCGCTTAGCTTTGCTCCCTATATCGGGATCGTGCTTCTTGGCATCATTGGTTTCTGGCAGCGAAAGAGCATCACCGGGATGTACCAGAGGATGAAATTCCAGAGGCAGAGAAGAAAATGAGGCTTCTGGATATCTTCCTTCTTTCTCTTTCCCACGTAAGGAAAAGCAGGATGAGAAGCTGGCTTACCATTGTGGGCGTGATCATAGGCGTCGCCTCGGTCGTCGCCATTATTTCCATAGGGCAGGGAATGAAGGAAAATGTGCAGCAAAGGCTCGGCGGCTTTGGCGCTGATATAATAACCGTGATCCCTGGATATTTCAGGGCAACAGGTGTGCATAGCGAGATGCATACAGACAGGTCTGTTAGCACGAGTTCTTCGATCAACCTCACAGATAAAGATTACAGGGTGATCAAACAGGTGCCTGGAGTGATGTACGTAAACGGGCTTGTTTCAGGTAAAGCCGACCTGAAATATGATAATGAAAAAACAGTTGTATCAGTGACCGGCGTCGATACTTCGGTCTGGAGACAGATGGATAATACAGGATTAGATGATGGAAGGTATCTCCAGTCCGGAGATTCTAATTCGATCGTCGTGGGGTATAATCTTGCTTATGGGGCTTTCCTTCAACCAATAACGCTTAACCGTCCAATTACTATCGGGGGGAAAAATTTCAGGGTTGTGGGTATTCTCAAGCAGTCAGGTGGATTAGGAGGTGGCAGTGATACAGGGATTTATATGCCCGCTGAGATAGCAAGAGAAGTTATCACTGAAAAAGTAGCAAGTAATCAGTTTACATCTATGGTCATTAAAGCAACGGATGCCTCTCTTGTAGAATACCTGAAAGCTGATATTGAGCAGAAGCTTATGAGTTCAAGGCAGGTAAATCCACGAACAAAGGATTTTACAGTCATAGCATCTGCCCTAATCCGTGAACAGATGTCGGGTGTGACCCAGACTTTATCACTGTTTTTAAGTGCGATAGCTGCTGTCTCGCTTCTTGTGGGAGCAATAGGTATAGCCAACACCATGTTCATGTCGGTCATGGAACGAACCAGGCAGATAGGGTTATTGAAGGCAATTGGAACAAGTGAACGTGAGATCATGAAACTTTTCCTTATCGAGTCAGGAATATTCGGGCTCGTGGGCGGGATAATTGGAGTAATATTTGGTGCTGCTATTTCCCTGCTAATCCCTTATCTGGGAATCCAGGCGCTTGGATTTGGAGGAGATATGAGGGCGACGATCACTGCAGGAACCATCTTATTTGCCATTGGATTTTCGGTCGTGATAGGCATACTATCAGGGATAATACCTGCCAGGCATGCAGCTAAGATGAGACCTGTGGATGCTATAAGATATGACCAGTGAATAAAGATTTCAATGTTGAGGGAATTGATACCATTATGTTGATATGCTTATTGAATTGCCAGGAGGCGCAGATATGATCGAGGACGATCTGGATGCTATTGAAAAGGAGATGCTTGAGGATCTTAAAAAACCAAAAGGGAGAAGGATACTTATCTGTCCTGTCTGCGGCTCTGCCGGGGTCACATATTATATGGGCCTGAAAACAGGCTATCAGTACCAGTGCAATAGCTGTGATTATGTGGGGGCCGTGGTGCTGGAGATAGAATGTTAATCCTTAATTTTAATAAAATTTTATAATTTAGCCAATAAGAGCTTCGAGATTCGGAAGATAACCAACCCCTCCGAATAGGAATAATATCCCCAGAACCATGCTGAAAGAACCTGTTACAAAAGCTGCAGAACGATAAAGTCTCTGACGTTTGGTAGATTTTATGTAACCGTATGCTCCAAGAACACCCATGAGAGTGTTGGTTATCACAAGGCCCAGGGAATACACCACGATAATTATTGCTCCTACTTCAGTGCGTGCCGCAGCACCTGCGCTAATCGCCAGGGCAAAAAGCATCATCTGGCTGGGGGTCTCTGCGCCTACTCCGTGGATCATACCTATTACATATGATGCTCTGTTTCCGTACCCGTTTTTAAGAACATGATGGTGCTTTCGAGGGGTTCTGGTTAGCTTCGCTTTCAACCAGCTATACGAATTAAGAACCACGTTAGCTACCAGCGCCCACCTTGGCAGCATCCTGAAGTCCTCTCCTTTTTTCTTGTGAAGTGAATAGAAGACATAAATTCCAAGAATAATCAGCGTAACACCTACAATTGTTTCCATAAATCTATCAACGCCCTGCGGCAGTGTGAAACTCAAAAGCAATAAACCCATGGCAATGGCAGCGACCACGCTCGCGTGTCCCAGCCCATATAGTAAGCTCATAAATACACCCTTACCTATTTTGTTCTGCGTGCTTGTGATATCGCTGATAGCGGCTATATGATCCCAATCTACGCCGTGCCTGATTCCTGCTATTAATCCAGTTAATAGAAGTAAGGGTGTAGCCAAATCCAATCCTAATACCATCGAATAATCCCTCTCTCTGGTCTGAATTCCGATTTAATTACCATTTTTATCATTTTTTCCTCCTCTTATTAACACAATATTTGTGAAATATATTTAATTAATGTTACAAAATTTCAACTTCGTAACACTAATCTGTCATGATAATATGTCATAAATAGATTGCGATTCAAATTTTAAAAACAAAAATCTTATAAAGAACTACTTACAAACAAAATACTATGCCTATTGATCCGGTCTGCTGGATGCGTGTTGATAGAACAGCAGAATACACGGCCGGATATATGGGCCAAATGTATTACTTCTGCTCACCCAAGTGTAAAAAAGAATTTGAACTTTGTCCTGGAAAGTATCTGGGCGTGAAAAGCCCGATGAAGATGCCTGAGTAGGCAGGACGTTTTTAACAGATTGCTTTTTCTGAAATCCCAACTTGTGGTCTGAAATAGTCCAGTATACCATTGGTCATAACTCCCATAATTGCCCAGAAGACAAACATGGCTCCAAGGCTTTCGACCCTATATCTCCATAGCAAATCGGAAGGAATTAACGGTATGTTGGAATTAGAGGGCGACAACACGAATGCAATAATTATTATAACAACAAAGGCAAAAGCGCCGGTCGAAAGTCCTAACATGGAATTATATTCCAAGGATAAAAGTGAATAGATTCCCCAGAAGGCTATTGAAGCAAGAATCCCTGCGATGATTATGGCAAAGAAGATGCTCTGCCTTGCCATCACAGGCAGCGAAGTTTCTATGCCAGGCGGGTTTGGCGGCAGATAGAGAGAAGGGACGAGCACTGCCACAAGGAAACCATTTAATGCCAGAATCAGACCTTTGAACTGAGTGTTTTTCACAGGAATCCTGTGTTGAACCATGGTATACACGAATGTAAATATTGTAGAGTAGAGGATTCCAAGCACGATTGCTCCAGCGAAAGTCCAGAAGTGAACAATGTTCCTTGAAATTAATGGATGAGAATCTGGTATCTGGGCTTCGTAAGTTTCCGCTTCCAGTATAATTGGTGTTAGAAATAAAAGGAGAAGTCCTCCAAGGGTTGCGCCTGCTGCTATACCTGTGACAATCCCTGCTTTCAAGATCGATAAAAAATTCAGTGATCCTTTAATGGCAGGGGAAGCCTGCTGCGTGGCGTAGGTCATGGAATCCCTCATGGAGTGCAGGGAAGCTTTCAAAGTTTGCAAATCCTATGATATAAATTGCAAGAACTATTGTCAGAAAAATTACAGCAAGCCTTGCGAGCATTGCATAGTCCAATTCGTATCGATACTCATATCCGTACCTGTATTCACTACTCATTTCTGTCATATTATACCTCTATTAAGCTGGATAAACACTCAAGAGATAAAATATTTAACCTTTCAAGCAACAGTTGTTACCCATATGGCTAACGATGTTTTTAAAGCGCTTAGCAGTACTACGCGACAGAAAATGCTTAAGATACTGGCCAGGAAAGAAATACATATCGCTGGTCTTGCAAGAGAATTGAACCTCTCGGTTCCGGTAGTGGCTAAACATGCAAAGCTTATGGAGAAGGCAGGTTTAATTGAAATAAAAAAGTTTGGCAAGACCCATGTACTTGTTAGTAAAATAAAAAATATCTGTGGCATGTTTGATGAACTTGCCGATTCATATGAGATCAAGCTGCAGAGAGGCGCCAGTATTCTGGAAGCCCTGAGAAAGGTATCTGGAGTAGAATTAAAAATTGTTGGCGACAGAGAGTTTGTTATGGCAATCGACGGTGAAGAGGGACTTTATATTTATGAGGTTAATGGGAACTCACCCAATTCGACAACCGAGGAATTTAAGATAGAAAAAGACTGCACTATCGAGTGGAAAAAATTAATACCTGTAACGAGAAAGAAGATTTCTGTCAAAATCAAATAAAGTAGCTGATTAACAAATAAAATAAAAAAACGAGGTGCAACATGGAAAAAGTGGTTCTTGATATTGCTGGAATGCGCTGCGGGGCATGTTATGTAGGCATAGAACTCGCGCTTGGAAAAAAGAAAGGTGTAAAAAGCGCGAAGGTTTCTTTGAATGAGAGAATGGCTGTCGTGGAGTACGACCCGGCAATAGTGGCAGCATCAGATATAGCAAAGTCTGTGAATGATCTCGGATATATTGCAACAGTAAGAAGGTAAAAAAGATAGAGTTCCTCAAAGTGATTGATATCCCAAACTTCTCTTACCCCTATTTTAAGGCAAAAATTAGTCATAAGCTTAATTTAATGAGTCTAGCTATTGAGATTGTGTAAAAAAC includes:
- a CDS encoding CbtB-domain containing protein; translation: MSSEYRYGYEYRYELDYAMLARLAVIFLTIVLAIYIIGFANFESFPALHEGFHDLRHAAGFPCH
- a CDS encoding ABC transporter permease yields the protein MRLLDIFLLSLSHVRKSRMRSWLTIVGVIIGVASVVAIISIGQGMKENVQQRLGGFGADIITVIPGYFRATGVHSEMHTDRSVSTSSSINLTDKDYRVIKQVPGVMYVNGLVSGKADLKYDNEKTVVSVTGVDTSVWRQMDNTGLDDGRYLQSGDSNSIVVGYNLAYGAFLQPITLNRPITIGGKNFRVVGILKQSGGLGGGSDTGIYMPAEIAREVITEKVASNQFTSMVIKATDASLVEYLKADIEQKLMSSRQVNPRTKDFTVIASALIREQMSGVTQTLSLFLSAIAAVSLLVGAIGIANTMFMSVMERTRQIGLLKAIGTSEREIMKLFLIESGIFGLVGGIIGVIFGAAISLLIPYLGIQALGFGGDMRATITAGTILFAIGFSVVIGILSGIIPARHAAKMRPVDAIRYDQ
- a CDS encoding YHS domain-containing protein, which produces MPIDPVCWMRVDRTAEYTAGYMGQMYYFCSPKCKKEFELCPGKYLGVKSPMKMPE
- a CDS encoding heavy-metal-associated domain-containing protein is translated as MEKVVLDIAGMRCGACYVGIELALGKKKGVKSAKVSLNERMAVVEYDPAIVAASDIAKSVNDLGYIATVRR
- a CDS encoding CbtA family protein codes for the protein MRDSMTYATQQASPAIKGSLNFLSILKAGIVTGIAAGATLGGLLLLFLTPIILEAETYEAQIPDSHPLISRNIVHFWTFAGAIVLGILYSTIFTFVYTMVQHRIPVKNTQFKGLILALNGFLVAVLVPSLYLPPNPPGIETSLPVMARQSIFFAIIIAGILASIAFWGIYSLLSLEYNSMLGLSTGAFAFVVIIIIAFVLSPSNSNIPLIPSDLLWRYRVESLGAMFVFWAIMGVMTNGILDYFRPQVGISEKAIC
- a CDS encoding ABC transporter ATP-binding protein, with protein sequence MGEVEVPALKGLSLKIKPGEFLALMGPSGSGKSTALNMIGCLDIPTKGRVFLEGQDIAALTELELSRIRGKKIGFVFQSHNLYPTLTALENVQLPMRVHEFAEEEIWDRSEELLQLVGLSGRANHYPSQLSGGQSQRVAIARALSTNPLLILADEPTGNLDTEAGKEVLDIFTDLNAKGVTIAMITHDEKIAGRANKTVRMIDGKLAS